Sequence from the Thermocoleostomius sinensis A174 genome:
ACGCGGAACTGGACGGCTGGAGACGCATAGCGCTGTTGGTTGCCCTCGATCAACTCTGGCACGATATCCATGCCCGTATAAGTAATTCCCTGACGCGGTACGTGCTGCATCCAATTGAAATCACCACAGGGTGCATCTAATATCGATGTAACTTCAAGTTGCTGAAATAGGTCTGGCAGAGCGGCTCGCAGTGCGGCCGTACAAGCCAATTCAGAGCCACGCCCAGACACCGATTCTTGACTCTGCCACAGATTAACTCGACGAATGTGATCGAAGACTCGTTGCATGTCAATTTGCGCGTTAACACCTAGACTTGAAGGATCTCCATCATTGTTGCATGATCAGGGTCTCATGCAGGGTAGATTGGATGCCGACTCGTGTCTCACGCCGGGTAAATTCGCAAACGACGATTAGGTTCTTCGCCAAAGCTGGTGGATTTTAGCCGATAGTGTTCAACCAATTCATGCTGCATTTTGCGCACTTTGGCCGATCGCGGCAATAGTTCCACAGGCTGCCCTCTCGGAATTACAATCTGCTCTACGGCTAAGCGGGCTTCCTCCAAGGCTTCAATTTCATCCTCATCTGCACCTCGATAAAATAACGTCAAATCCATCGGTTCATCGGAGCCAGCCGTATCTAAATGAAGTAACCGCTGCAACGATCGAATCAATTGCGGCAAGCTGTTAGATTTCACTGCATGAATGGGAATTTGTCGCGTTTTGGCCAGTAGCCGTAGTTTTGAGTGGTTCTTGAGGTGCGATCGCAGTGCTAGAACGGCATCGGCACTATCGATATCTTTCGTTAGCACGATCGGCAAGTGCATCGTTTGAATCACTTGATCCAGTTGATGACGACTGATGGCATAGGGATAGACATGCAACGGTAAGTCTTCCCCATTTGGCCCCCTGCTAGAGAACTCGTCCATTGGTTCGATCGATGCCAACGCACCATCCATTGACTCATTCAGCAATTGATCAAACTGTTGCCGATCGGTCAGTATCCGAGAAGAACTGGTTTCCCCAATATCACTGCCCAGGTCATTGCGTTGATAGGACGGCAAGGGCGTCAACTGTCCAGACGTTCGCCAACCACTTCTTGTTGTTCCACTTTTCGCGGGATTACCAAACGGCAGCGGTCGAGCAGCAGGGGGTTGAGCAGCGATCGGAGATTCACGAGTAATGACTACCTCTCCGGCTTCATTCACAGTGCGCACTTGAGGATTCGGTTGTCGTCCGCGCAGCAAGTTATCTACAGTTTCCGACACATCTTCGTGCACCACCCACTTTTGCCG
This genomic interval carries:
- a CDS encoding R3H domain-containing nucleic acid-binding protein, with protein sequence MSVQMTDDLNQLLEILPEPIRSQIDSHPHRNQLVEVVLDLGRYPEARFPSGSEYLSDVPVTKSDLQHSVERVGMFSGDNRAGIERTLHRISAIRNRAGEVIGLTCRVGRAIFGTIGMIRDLVETGRSILMLGRPGVGKTTALREIARVLADELNKRVVIIDTSNEIAGDGDVPHPAIGRARRMQVARPELQHQVMIEAVENHMPEVIVIDEIGTELEALAARTIAERGVQLVGTAHGNRIENLIKNPTLSDLVGGIQSVTLGDEEARRRGSQKSVLERKAPPTFDIAVEMLERQKWVVHEDVSETVDNLLRGRQPNPQVRTVNEAGEVVITRESPIAAQPPAARPLPFGNPAKSGTTRSGWRTSGQLTPLPSYQRNDLGSDIGETSSSRILTDRQQFDQLLNESMDGALASIEPMDEFSSRGPNGEDLPLHVYPYAISRHQLDQVIQTMHLPIVLTKDIDSADAVLALRSHLKNHSKLRLLAKTRQIPIHAVKSNSLPQLIRSLQRLLHLDTAGSDEPMDLTLFYRGADEDEIEALEEARLAVEQIVIPRGQPVELLPRSAKVRKMQHELVEHYRLKSTSFGEEPNRRLRIYPA